A portion of the Pedobacter cryoconitis genome contains these proteins:
- a CDS encoding 4Fe-4S dicluster domain-containing protein, with protein sequence MISQILFIAITLAAIALFSFNLKKVIRNIRIGKAADRTDQPQKRLMTMIRVALGQSKMVVRPIPAALHFVVYIGFVIINIEVLEIMIDGMFGTHRVFNGLGGLYNFLIGSFEILALGVWVGCAIFLIRRNILKLKRLNSPELKGWPKSDANYILITEILLMTAFLLMNAADAKLQALGAHHYITAGAFPVSQFLQNLLPGSESSLIAIERGCWWFHIIGILAFLNYLPYSKHFHILFAFPNTYFSNLEPKGEFTNMQSVTNEVKAMLDPSFTPPEAEAGRFGAKDVNDLSWVNLMNAYTCTECGRCTAVCPANITGKLLSPRKIMMDTRDRMEEVGKNIDKTGTGFEDGKSLIDDYITREELWACTSCNACVEACPINIDPLAIITDLRRYAVMEESQAPASINAMLGNIENNGAPWKYSPADRLNWAKES encoded by the coding sequence ATGATTTCACAAATTCTATTTATAGCAATCACTTTAGCGGCCATCGCCTTATTCAGTTTCAACCTGAAAAAGGTCATCCGTAACATCAGAATTGGTAAAGCGGCAGACCGTACCGACCAGCCTCAAAAAAGATTGATGACCATGATCAGAGTTGCCCTTGGGCAAAGCAAGATGGTGGTACGTCCGATTCCTGCTGCACTGCATTTTGTAGTCTACATTGGTTTTGTGATTATCAATATCGAAGTACTCGAAATTATGATTGATGGAATGTTTGGCACTCACCGTGTGTTTAATGGGCTGGGCGGCTTGTATAACTTTTTGATAGGCTCATTTGAGATCCTGGCTTTAGGGGTATGGGTTGGTTGTGCTATTTTCCTGATCAGAAGAAATATTTTAAAACTGAAAAGATTAAACAGTCCTGAACTGAAAGGCTGGCCAAAATCTGATGCCAATTATATCCTGATCACAGAAATCCTGTTAATGACAGCATTCCTGTTGATGAATGCGGCAGATGCTAAACTACAAGCTTTAGGTGCACATCATTATATCACTGCTGGTGCTTTTCCTGTGAGTCAGTTTCTGCAAAATCTATTGCCAGGCAGCGAAAGCAGTCTGATCGCTATAGAAAGAGGTTGCTGGTGGTTTCACATTATAGGTATCCTTGCCTTCCTGAACTACTTGCCTTATTCCAAACATTTCCATATCCTGTTTGCCTTTCCCAATACTTATTTCTCTAATTTGGAACCAAAGGGTGAATTTACGAATATGCAGAGTGTAACCAATGAGGTCAAAGCAATGCTGGATCCATCCTTCACTCCTCCTGAGGCTGAAGCAGGCCGGTTCGGTGCAAAAGATGTAAATGACTTATCATGGGTAAACCTGATGAATGCTTATACCTGTACCGAATGCGGACGTTGTACAGCTGTATGTCCTGCCAACATTACAGGCAAACTGCTTTCTCCACGCAAAATCATGATGGATACGCGTGACCGCATGGAAGAAGTAGGTAAAAATATTGATAAAACAGGCACCGGTTTTGAAGATGGAAAGTCACTGATTGATGATTATATCACCAGAGAAGAATTATGGGCTTGTACAAGCTGTAATGCTTGTGTAGAGGCCTGTCCTATCAATATAGATCCGCTGGCAATTATTACAGACCTGAGAAGGTATGCGGTCATGGAAGAATCTCAGGCTCCCGCAAGTATCAATGCAATGCTTGGAAACATTGAAAACAATGGTGCGCCATGGAAATATTCTCCGGCAGATCGATTGAACTGGGCAAAAGAAAGTTAA
- a CDS encoding (Fe-S)-binding protein has protein sequence MSEKLNIEVPTMAEMIARGEEPEILFWVGCAGSYDERAQKTTRDICKILHHVGIKYAVLGTEESCTGDPAKRAGNEFLFQMQAMTNIEVLNGYNIKKIVTGCPHCFNTIKNEYPGLGGNYDIIHHTQLIQELINDGKLKAEGGESFKGKKITYHDPCYLGRGNGIYEAPRKALEVLDAQLVEMKRCKSNGLCCGAGGAQMFKEPEKGNKDINIERIEEALETNPSIIAAGCPFCMTMLSDGVKMKDQNQNVQVLDIAEITVRANGL, from the coding sequence ATGAGCGAGAAACTAAATATAGAAGTGCCTACCATGGCAGAAATGATTGCCAGGGGCGAAGAACCTGAAATTCTATTCTGGGTAGGTTGTGCAGGTAGTTATGATGAACGCGCACAAAAAACAACACGGGATATTTGTAAAATCCTTCACCATGTAGGTATTAAATATGCCGTATTGGGAACAGAAGAAAGTTGTACAGGCGACCCTGCCAAGCGTGCTGGAAATGAATTCTTATTTCAGATGCAGGCGATGACCAATATCGAGGTATTGAATGGTTACAATATCAAAAAGATCGTAACAGGCTGTCCGCATTGCTTCAATACTATTAAAAATGAGTATCCGGGTTTAGGGGGTAATTATGATATTATTCACCATACCCAGCTGATTCAGGAGCTGATCAATGATGGCAAGCTGAAAGCTGAAGGAGGCGAAAGTTTTAAGGGTAAAAAAATCACCTATCATGATCCTTGTTATTTAGGCCGTGGTAATGGTATATATGAAGCGCCAAGAAAAGCTTTAGAGGTTTTAGATGCACAATTAGTGGAGATGAAACGTTGTAAATCTAATGGTCTTTGTTGTGGTGCCGGTGGCGCTCAGATGTTTAAAGAGCCAGAAAAAGGCAATAAAGATATCAATATCGAGAGAATTGAAGAGGCATTGGAAACAAACCCAAGCATTATTGCAGCAGGCTGTCCTTTCTGTATGACCATGCTAAGTGATGGCGTTAAAATGAAAGATCAGAATCAAAATGTCCAGGTATTAGATATTGCAGAAATTACAGTAAGAGCAAATGGGTTGTAA
- a CDS encoding MBL fold metallo-hydrolase, which translates to MGCNPLFITSINSGSNGNCYYVGNAQEAVLIDAGISCRETEKRMLRLGLSMGKVKAIFISHEHGDHIRGLTVMAKKYRIPVYITPGTIGNSKLELPEDLINSFFSHQVVQIGSLQITCFPKIHDAAEPHSFMVSCGEINVGVFTDLGIVCEQLTLHFKQCDAAFLEANYDEDLLHHGNYPYYLKKRISDGFGHLSNKQALELFTTSRPAKLTHLLLSHLSKDNNNPVLVENLFKEHAQDTMIVVASRDMETPLFTIGGSSGSSVEISPLTDSTPLVQYS; encoded by the coding sequence ATGGGTTGTAATCCCCTTTTTATTACGTCAATAAATTCAGGCAGCAATGGCAATTGTTATTACGTAGGTAATGCGCAGGAGGCCGTGCTGATTGATGCTGGAATATCCTGCCGCGAAACTGAAAAACGGATGCTGCGGCTGGGTTTATCTATGGGCAAAGTGAAAGCTATTTTCATTTCCCATGAACATGGTGACCACATCCGTGGCTTAACTGTCATGGCGAAGAAATACCGTATCCCGGTTTATATCACTCCGGGAACAATAGGTAATAGTAAACTAGAATTGCCAGAAGATTTAATCAACTCATTTTTTAGCCACCAGGTAGTCCAGATCGGATCGTTGCAAATCACGTGTTTTCCTAAAATTCATGATGCAGCAGAACCGCATAGTTTCATGGTTTCGTGCGGGGAAATTAATGTTGGTGTGTTTACTGATCTTGGTATAGTTTGCGAACAGCTTACCCTCCATTTCAAACAATGTGATGCAGCCTTTCTCGAAGCGAATTATGATGAAGATCTTTTACACCATGGTAATTACCCTTATTACCTTAAAAAAAGGATTAGTGATGGTTTTGGTCACCTGAGTAACAAACAAGCCTTAGAACTATTCACAACATCCCGCCCGGCCAAGCTGACACACTTATTGCTTTCACATTTATCAAAAGATAATAACAACCCAGTTTTAGTAGAGAATCTGTTCAAAGAACATGCACAAGATACAATGATTGTTGTGGCTTCGCGTGATATGGAAACCCCGCTGTTTACTATTGGCGGATCTTCTGGCTCATCTGTTGAAATTTCTCCATTAACTGATTCAACTCCTCTGGTTCAATATTCTTAA
- a CDS encoding ABC transporter ATPase: MSFSPQSKVWIYQSDREFSDQEVSAIQQQLDGFTAQWKAHGHQLQAKAEIRYNYFIIFTVDEATAGATGCSIDASVRIIKGIETEYGADLFNRFNMAYKVDGKVIVVNKEDFETLISIKHITPDSIVFNNMVQTLEDFQTKWEVPFKDSWHNKVFADLL; encoded by the coding sequence ATGAGTTTTTCTCCACAATCAAAAGTTTGGATCTATCAGAGCGATCGTGAATTCAGTGACCAGGAGGTTAGTGCAATTCAGCAACAGTTGGACGGTTTTACTGCACAATGGAAAGCCCATGGCCACCAGTTACAGGCAAAAGCAGAAATCAGGTACAATTATTTTATTATTTTCACAGTAGATGAAGCTACAGCTGGCGCTACAGGATGTTCTATTGATGCATCGGTACGCATCATTAAAGGAATTGAAACCGAATATGGAGCCGATTTATTCAATCGCTTTAATATGGCTTACAAAGTTGACGGGAAAGTAATTGTTGTCAATAAGGAAGATTTCGAAACACTAATCAGTATTAAGCATATAACGCCAGATTCTATTGTGTTTAACAACATGGTTCAGACATTGGAAGATTTCCAGACCAAATGGGAAGTTCCTTTCAAGGATAGCTGGCATAATAAAGTTTTCGCGGACTTACTTTAA
- the mtgA gene encoding monofunctional biosynthetic peptidoglycan transglycosylase, which produces MAVKRGKSTKKRKFDFRNLPILIGKCILWFFLSTVLWVLAYRFINPPFTSLMILRNIERKSDGKTFKTEKDWVKLSEMSDQIKRAAIAGEDQKFLHHWGFDMKAIGRAYSANKGDSTKVKGGSTISQQTAKNVFLWPGRSWVRKGFEAYFTVLIEMMWSKQRILEVYLNVIEMGDGIYGAEAASQSYYGKSCRQLNRSEAALIVACFPNPLRWTPSHPTLYIRHKQYLIMKNIRNLGPVKFK; this is translated from the coding sequence ATGGCTGTAAAACGTGGCAAAAGCACTAAAAAGAGAAAATTCGACTTCAGGAATTTACCCATATTAATAGGGAAATGTATTTTATGGTTTTTCCTGAGTACGGTCCTCTGGGTTTTGGCTTACCGCTTTATTAACCCTCCTTTTACGTCTTTAATGATCTTGCGTAACATTGAACGTAAATCTGATGGTAAAACCTTTAAAACAGAGAAGGACTGGGTGAAACTTAGTGAAATGTCAGACCAGATCAAACGTGCAGCTATTGCTGGCGAAGATCAGAAATTTCTGCATCACTGGGGCTTCGATATGAAAGCTATTGGCAGAGCATACAGTGCTAATAAAGGAGATAGCACCAAGGTTAAAGGCGGAAGTACGATATCCCAGCAAACAGCCAAGAATGTCTTTTTATGGCCAGGCAGATCCTGGGTACGTAAAGGTTTTGAAGCCTACTTTACAGTACTGATTGAAATGATGTGGAGCAAACAGCGGATATTGGAAGTTTATCTGAATGTAATTGAGATGGGAGATGGTATTTATGGTGCGGAAGCGGCCTCTCAAAGCTATTACGGGAAATCATGCAGACAACTAAACAGATCTGAAGCTGCATTAATTGTAGCCTGTTTCCCTAACCCGTTACGCTGGACACCTTCGCATCCCACGCTGTATATCAGACACAAACAATATCTGATTATGAAAAATATAAGAAACCTTGGCCCGGTAAAATTTAAGTAG
- the tal gene encoding transaldolase, producing MEANKVKKIHDYGQSIWLDFIDRDIIKSGKLKELIEIDGVRGLTSNPAIFEKAISSSSDYDADIAELSKENISNEDIFYRLAIKDIQQAADLLLPVYNEEVEGADGYASLEVSPLLALDTEGTIKQALQLWKEVDRKNVMIKIPGTQPGLAAIKKSIAEGLNVNVTLLFGLERYKQVTEAYLEGLEERAARNESIKEIASVASFFLSRIDVLVDPILEEKHLGELKGEVAIASAKKAYEIYQQVFSGERWEKLAALGAKPQRLLWASTSSKNPAFKDTKYVEALIGPNTVDTIPMETLEAYRDHGDPESRLGIDLDGASAILAQLRHADIDLAKLTQQLEDEGIEKFNAPYEKLLNAIEKQKQLA from the coding sequence ATGGAAGCGAATAAAGTAAAAAAAATACATGATTATGGTCAGAGTATATGGCTGGACTTTATTGACCGTGATATCATCAAATCTGGTAAGTTAAAAGAATTGATTGAAATTGATGGCGTAAGGGGGCTAACTTCTAACCCAGCCATATTTGAAAAAGCGATTAGCAGCAGTTCAGATTATGATGCAGATATTGCTGAACTTTCAAAAGAGAATATAAGCAACGAAGATATTTTTTACCGTCTTGCAATTAAAGACATCCAGCAGGCAGCAGATCTATTACTGCCAGTGTATAATGAAGAAGTGGAAGGTGCTGATGGTTATGCAAGTCTGGAGGTTTCTCCACTCCTGGCACTTGACACCGAAGGTACAATTAAACAAGCTTTACAGCTTTGGAAGGAAGTAGACCGTAAAAATGTAATGATCAAGATTCCTGGTACACAACCAGGATTAGCAGCCATTAAGAAATCTATTGCTGAAGGACTGAACGTTAATGTGACCTTATTATTTGGTCTGGAACGCTATAAACAGGTTACAGAAGCTTACCTGGAAGGCTTGGAGGAACGTGCAGCGAGAAACGAAAGTATTAAAGAAATTGCGTCGGTCGCTAGCTTCTTTTTAAGCCGGATTGATGTACTGGTTGATCCTATATTGGAAGAAAAGCATTTGGGTGAGTTAAAAGGTGAAGTCGCCATTGCTTCTGCAAAAAAAGCATATGAGATTTACCAGCAGGTTTTCAGTGGAGAAAGATGGGAAAAACTAGCTGCTCTTGGCGCGAAACCTCAACGTTTACTCTGGGCAAGTACAAGTAGTAAAAATCCTGCTTTTAAGGACACTAAATACGTAGAAGCACTGATTGGCCCCAACACGGTAGATACTATTCCTATGGAAACGCTGGAAGCTTACCGTGATCATGGTGACCCTGAAAGCCGCCTTGGCATTGATCTTGATGGCGCTTCTGCTATATTGGCACAACTACGTCATGCAGATATTGATCTTGCTAAACTTACCCAACAACTGGAAGATGAAGGGATAGAAAAATTCAATGCACCTTATGAGAAATTATTAAATGCGATTGAAAAGCAAAAACAATTGGCTTAA
- the rplI gene encoding 50S ribosomal protein L9, whose product MEIILKQDIKSLGEKDDIVNVKPGYGRNYLIPQGFGALATPSAKKVLAENLKQAAFKQDKIKKDAEGIATRLADVKLSIGAKAGETGKIFGAVNTIMIADALKQQGFDVDRRRITFETEPKFVGEYIANLNLHKEVKVKVPFAVVAE is encoded by the coding sequence ATGGAAATTATATTAAAACAGGACATCAAATCTCTTGGAGAGAAGGATGATATTGTAAACGTAAAGCCAGGTTACGGACGTAACTACCTTATCCCACAAGGATTCGGTGCTTTAGCTACTCCATCTGCTAAAAAAGTATTAGCAGAGAACTTAAAACAAGCAGCGTTTAAACAAGATAAAATTAAGAAAGATGCTGAAGGTATCGCAACTCGTTTAGCTGATGTTAAATTGAGTATCGGTGCTAAAGCTGGTGAAACTGGTAAAATCTTTGGTGCAGTAAACACTATTATGATTGCTGATGCATTAAAACAACAAGGTTTTGATGTTGACCGTCGCCGTATCACTTTCGAAACTGAACCTAAATTTGTTGGTGAATATATCGCTAACTTAAACTTACACAAAGAAGTGAAAGTTAAAGTTCCTTTCGCAGTTGTAGCTGAGTAA
- the rpsR gene encoding 30S ribosomal protein S18: protein MAKDQIQYVTAPKVDDNRKKYCRFKKNGIKYIDYKDANFLLKFINDQGKILPRRLTGTSLKFQRKVAQAVKRSRHIGLLPFVADQLK, encoded by the coding sequence ATGGCTAAAGATCAGATACAATATGTTACCGCTCCAAAAGTGGACGATAACAGAAAAAAATATTGCCGTTTCAAAAAGAATGGTATTAAATATATTGATTATAAAGACGCAAACTTTTTGTTAAAATTCATCAATGATCAAGGTAAAATTTTACCTCGCCGCTTAACCGGTACTTCATTGAAATTTCAACGTAAAGTGGCTCAGGCGGTTAAACGTTCTCGCCACATTGGTTTGTTACCTTTCGTTGCTGACCAATTAAAATAA